In Asterias rubens chromosome 15, eAstRub1.3, whole genome shotgun sequence, a genomic segment contains:
- the LOC117300169 gene encoding UPF0565 protein C2orf69 homolog, giving the protein MFQMARNEIKGITFVLLENVCGHGNRQNDVLFSTMRSSSSSKLQDKHKSHVVFFPGDIQNFYQMMIAHEASYKWSCWSYEDTCALLHHKFIDSYVWLVKPSRIHDQTFSCYDNFLHCNMFGAPINFDNVNGLTHLHNLINTAIDNVNQLHVQEQSVLPISQTVPLVAVGFSKGCVVLNQLVYELEHVKAMSAIRDMLRMTRALYWLDGGHSLTSNVWITEDKPLQQLTDLGVKVRVHVTPRQVKDPKRSFIGVEEAIFVDLLRSKGADVEECLHFADEEPSLEQHFRVLKVF; this is encoded by the exons ATGTTCCAGATGGCAAGAAACGAAATCAAAGGCATAACATTTGTgctgcttgaaaatgtttgcgGGCATGGCAATCGTCAGAATGATGTTTTATTCTCAACAATGCGGTCATCTTCATCCTCGAAACTGCAAGACAAACACAAAAGCCATGTGGTGTTCTTTCCAGGTGACATACAG AATTTCTACCAAATGATGATCGCACATGAGGCAAGCTACAAGTGGTCCTGTTGGAGCTATGAGGATACCTGTGCACTCTTACATCATAAATTTATTGACTCCTATGTGTGGTTAGTCAAGCCTAGTCGCATTCATGATCAAACTTTCAGCTGTTATGATAACTTTCTACACTGTAATATGTTTGGTGCTCCTATAAACTTTGATAATGTCAATGGATTGACGCATCTCCACAACCTCATAAACACTGCAATTGATAATGTAAATCAACTTCATGTTCAAGAACAGAGTGTGCTGCCCATTTCCCAAACTGTTCCACTTGTTGCTGTAGGATTTAGCAAAGGATGTGTGGTACTAAACCAACTAGTGTATGAACTTGAGCATGTTAAAGCAATGTCCGCTATAAGAGACATGCTGAGAATGACCAGAGCTCTGTATTGGTTAGATGGTGGGCATAGTCTGACGTCCAACGTGTGGATAACAGAGGACAAACCATTACAGCAGCTAACTGATTTGGGTGTCAAGGTGCGAGTCCACGTCACACCAAGACAAGTCAAAGATCCAAAGAGATCATTTATTGGAGTCGAAGAAGCAATCTTTGTAGATTTACTCAGAAGCAAAGGTGCTGATGTTGAAGAATGCTTGCATTTTGCTGATGAGGAACCATCATTAGAGCAACATTTTCGTGTTCTGAAAGTCTTTTAA